A segment of the Candidatus Pelagisphaera phototrophica genome:
TATCGGATTTCCCCACTAATTCCTCGACGGAAGTGAATCCGCAGTGTTCAAGAAACCGCTGATTTCCCATGAACAGCCGGCGTTTGCGGTCCTTGGCGAAGAACATGATTTTTGGGATGTGTTCGAAAAGACGGTAGAATTCTCCCCCTAAGCGAAAATTCTCTAAACAGGACTCGAATGACTTCATGGCGAAAAAATACTATTATTAGGCACAAATAGTACAAGCTGAATAAATCGGATTCTGTTAGGATAAGATTGCATGGATTGAAACCCGCTCTAATCTGCCGGTTTTACGTTCCCCTCATGAATATTAATTTAGTATTAGATACAGCACTATATGTCGGATAAAGTTAATGTCGCTCTCGTGGGTCTCGGTTTTGGAGCTGAGTTCATTCCTATCTACGAAAAGCACCCCAATGCGAACATCGCCGCGATTTGCCAGCGGAATAAGGAGTCGCTAAACAAGATTGGAGACGAGTTCGGAATCGACTCGTCAAAGCGCTACACTTCGTACGAGGAGCTGCTCAAGGACCCTGGCGTTGATGCAGTGCACATTAATACACCTATTGGAAGCCATGCCCCCCATTCGATCCAAGCATTGAAGGCTGGCAAGCATGTGGCCTGTACGGTGCCGATGGCCACGACGGTTGAAGAGTGCCGCGAGATTTGCGAGCTGTGTGAATCAACTGGGTTGACCTATATGATGATGGAGACGGTGGTCTACAGTCGCGAGTTCTTGTTTGTTAAGGAACTGTTCGACAAGGGCGAGCTTGGACGTATCCAGTATTTGCAGTCGAGCCACCAGCAAGACATGGATGGCTGGCCAAGCTATTGGGATGGCCTCCCCCCTATGCACTACGCGACTCATTGCGTGGGGCCGGTTTTGGCTCTACAACGAAATCGGGCGGAAACGCTGTCTTGCTTCGGATCGGGACGAATAGAGGAGGAAATGATTCCAATCCATGGCTCTCCATTCGCGATAGAGTCTTGTCAGGTGACCTTCAAGGATTCAGATGTATCGGCACGGATCATACGGTCCTTATACAGTACGGCTCGCCAGTACCGTGAGAGCTTTGATGCCTACGGTTCGAAGAAGAGTTACGAGTGGCCGTTAGTGGAAGGGGAGAATCCGGTGATCCACACGATAGGCAAGCCTGAGCCGGAAATTCCAGAACGAGTGGAGGTGCCGGATTTCGCGGATCGATTACCGGTGGAGATTCAACCATTCACGGGTCGTGGCGTTTACGATTCCGGCGACAACCAGCATCTCTCGTTCACGCAGGGAGGCGGGCATGGCGGGTCGCATCCGCATTTGGTTCACGAATTTGTCAGCGCCCTGCTCGAGAAGCGAGCTCCGTACCCGAACGCACCTGAGTCGGCTAATATCACCTGCGTCGGGATTCTGGCCCACGAGTCCGCGATGGAAGGCGGAGCGCTCAAACAAATGCCCGAGTTTACTTTGAAATAGCATCTTCACTTCTGTCCCGTACCCCTACCCATGACACTCACCCTATTTTATCGTAGTCGTTCGCCTGCGGGCGGCCGCTCGCCTCTGCGGTTTTTACTGCAGGCTCTGCTTGTTGTAACCGTACTTGTTGTTTCACTACAGACTGGCTTCGCCCGCCCGAATATCCTGTTTTGCATCTCGGATGATCAATCTTATCAGCATACGGGTGCCAATGGGGACCCAGTCATTAAGACGCCCGCCTTCGATCGGGTCGCCAAGGAGGGGTTGCGTTTTACCCATGCATTTTGCGATGCCCCGACCTGCGGTCCCTCACGCAGCGCGATATTGACGGGGCAATCGATTTGGCGCCTGGAGGAAGCGGGCAATATCCATAGCACTTTGCCGGCGAAGTTCGCGACCTATACGGACGAGTTGCGGAAGGCCGGCTATAAAGTAGGAGCCACTGGCAAGGCGTGGGGTCCGGGACGTTTGGAAGCGGGTGGCCGGACGGAGAATCCCGCTGGACCACTCTTCGAGGGGAGAACGCTCGATCCTCCCTTCAGGATGATGCGCAACACGGACTATGCTGGGAATTTCGACGATTTCATGGCGGAGGTCGACGGAGACGAGTCCTTTTGCTTTTGGCTGGGAACGAGCGAACCGCATCGCGCTTTTGAAGCGGGCTCGGGTCTAAAGACAGGGAAGGATCTCAGTAAAATTGTCGTACCGGCGGTCTTTCCGGACAACGAGATCGTCCGCAGCGATATCGCTGACTATCTGGTCGAGATCGAGCATTTCGATACGATGGTAGGGCGAGCAATTGCGACCTTGGAAGAGCGAGGACTGCTTGATAATACGATCGTCGTGTTGACCAGCGACCATGGCATGCCTTTTCCGCGAGCTAAGGCGAGCCTCTATGATTTGGGTTCACGGATCCCATTGGCGATTCGCTGGCCCGAGGGAATTGATAATCCGGGTCGGGTGGTCGATTCCTTAGTCAATCTGAGCGATCTCGCTCCTACGTTCCTAGATGCCGCGGGTCTGAAGCCTCCTAGGATGATGAGCGCTCAGAGCCTGGTGGCTGTATTCGAAGGCAAGAAGCCGAAGGGCCGCGACGCGGCGTTTATCGCCATGGAACGTCACGACGGATGTCGCGCGGGCGGAAAGGGCTATCCGTGTCGGGCGATTCGCACGGCGGATTTCATGTACATCTACAATTTCGAGCCGACACGTTGGCCTTCGGGTTCGCCCGATGCATCTGTATGTGCTCGAGCATTACCGTATGGAGAGATCGATTCGTCGCCGACCAAGACCTTCATGATGGAGAATCGCCACACGCACGGAATCGCGGATCTCGCCTATCTTTCCTTTGGCATTCGTCCGACCGAGGAGTTGTACGATTTGAAGAAGGATCCCGAGCAAATGGTTAACGTGGCAGGATCGGTTGAATACGAGTCGACGCGGGCTCAGCTCCGCGACCAGTTGTTTGCCCAGTTGAAGAAAACTAAGGATCCGCGTGTCGTCGGCGGCAACGTAGATTGGGACTATTATCCGTACTACGGGCGAATTAGGACCGAAGGCTGGACGGTGGAGGAAAAGCCGTGAGAGCGGGATTGAGAAGCGGAGAGATGGAGAGATCGAGAGATGGAGAGATGGGGGGATTGTGGGTTGCAATGCGACGACTGAATACGCTTTTCCCAGCGCGTCTTTGCGTTCCCTTAGTCTGCGTGCTTTTCGTACCGTTTGCTGCGGCTCGTCCCAATATTCTTTTCTGTATTTCTGACGACCAGTCCTGGGCGCACACGGGAGCCAATGGCGACCCAGTGGTCAGTACGCCCGCTTTTGATCGCGTATCGGCCGAGGGACTGCGATTCGTCAATTCGTTTTGCGACGCCCCGACTTGCGGCCCTTCCCGCAGTGCGATTCTGACGGGCCAGCCGATTTGGCGCCTGGAAGAAGCGGCCAATATTTGGAGCACCTTACCGGCGAAATTCGCTACCTATACGGATGAATTGCGGAAGGCTGGCTATAAAATTGGGACCACGGGCAAATCTTGGGGACCGGGGCGCTTGGAACCGGGAGGTCGCACCGAAAATCCGGCGGGGCCCGCTTATATGGAACGAACGCTAGAGCCTCCTTTTCGAGGAATCCGCAATACCGACTACGCTGGAAATTTCGCGGACTTCTTGTCGGAAGTGGATGGGAATGAATCGTTTTGCTTTTGGTTGGGCACGAGCGAGCCGCATCGTTTTTATCAAGACGGGGCGGGGTTAAAGACTGGAAAAGATCTCAGCGAAATCGCAGTTCCGGCGATCTTTCCAGACAATGGAATCGTACGCAGTGATATCGCTGATTACCTCGTTGAAGTTGAGCACTTTGACACCATGGTGGCTCGTGCGATTGCGCTCTTGGAGGCGCGTGATGAGTTAGACAATACCATCATTGTCGTTACCAGCGATCACGGCATGCCTTTTCCTCGAGGAAAGGCAACAGTTTACGATGATGGTGCCCGCGTTCCTTTGGCGATTCGCTGGTCGGAAGGGATCAAGAATCCGGGCCGTTCGATTGAAAGTCTGGTGAACCTAAGCGACCTGGCCCCGACCTTTCTGGAGGCAGCGGGCGTACCCGTTCCAGGTATGATGATCGGTCGCAGCCTCATGGGGCTTTTCTCGGGTTTGCGGTCTGCGGATTGGGACGCGGCATACATTGGGTTTGAGCGACACAGCGGTGCCCGAGCGGGTGGGAAAGGTTACCCTTGTCGGGCCATTCGAACAGAGGACTTCCTGTATATCCATAATTTCGAGCCGGGTCGCTGGCCGGCGGGCTCACCGGATCCAGAAGCATGCAATCGGTTGATACCATTCGGCGAATACGATTCATCTCCGACCAAGACTTATATGATCGAGCATCAATACGATCATGGGGTCGCCGCGTTGGCTCATCTCGCCTTCGGGAAACGCCCTGCGGAGGAGTTGTACCGATTGAAAGATGATCCCCATCAAATGTACAACGTTGCGGGCTCGAAAGGGTTTGAGGCGATTCAAGCGGACTTGCGAGAGCGGTTGTTCGCGCATTTGGAGAAGACGAAGGATCCGCGAGTTGTTGGAGGTCTCATTGAGTGGGACTATTACCCGCACTACGGGCGTCATGCTAACAAGAACTGGAAAGTAGACGAGCGGCCATGAGAAGAAACAAAATTGTAACCGTATTTTGGATATTCTCTTTCCTCTTATCTGCCGCACAGTCGCAGGATAAGCCGAATATCGTTTTTATCTTTTCGGACGACCACACCTGGCAGACGATTTCGGCGTACGGCCATCCATTATCCAAAGTGGTGCCGACGCCGAACATTGATCGGATTGGTGCGGAAGGGATTCGCTTCGACCGATGCCTGGTGACGAATTCGATTTGCGCGCCTTCGCGTGCGGTAGTCTTGACTGGGAAGTACTCCCACCTCAATGGGCAGATAAATAATTTCAATACCTTCGATGGAGGACAAGTAACCTTTCCTAAATTGCTGCAGAAATCTGGATACGAGACGGCAATCGTGGGAAAATGGCATTTAAAATCCGTGCCAACGGGCTTCGACTACCACGAAGTGATGCGCGGTCAAGGTCGCTACTACAATCCAACCCTCTACACTGACGGGGAACCCACAGAGTATGAAGGTTACAACACGGACGTAGTGGTGGACCGATCACTGGATTGGCTAAAGAGCCGGGATTCAGACAAACCCTTCATGCTGATGAGCCAATTCAAGGCGACTCATGGCCCGTTTCAGCCGGCCCTTCGCCATCTCGGTGAGCTCGATGACGTCACTGTCCCCCTGCCGGACAACTTTTTCGACGACTATACTGGTCGTAGCCGTGCTCCTGGGAATCACAATACCAGTATCGCAAATGTGATGCCGCTTAGCAATCTCAGTATTGACTATCGGATACAGGGCGAGCAGCTTGCTCAGTACCGTAGCCATTTCGATGAAGCTAACGAGGCCTTCGAAAAGGCGAATCTTCAAGGCGACGAACGGGCAAAGTGGCGATACCAGCGCTTTATCAAGAATTTCCTCCTTACGAGTAAAGGCATCGATGAAAATGTGGGTCGCTTACTGGACTATCTCGATGAGAGTGGTTTGGCGGAAAATACAATCGTGATCTATGCGGCGGATCAGGGCTTTTTTCTTGGAGAGCATGGTTGGTATGACAAACGGTGGATGTATGAGGAGTGCTTGAAGACGCCGCTTTTGGTTCGGTGGCCCGGTGTCACTCAGGAAGGTCGAGTCAGCAGCGATATTGTGTCTAATCTGGATTTCGCGCCCATGTTTCTTGAAATGGCAGGAGCGTCGATTCCGGGCGAAATCCAAGGCCGCAGTCTGGTTCCTTTGCTCAAGGGTGCCGCTCCCGAAAACTGGCGAAAGAGCTTTTATTACAAATACTACGGCGAGCGGCGTGGAGGAAGTGTGAGCGAAGGATACTATAACCACGGCGTCCCACCCCACGAAGGCGTGGCCGACAAACGGTATAAGCTGATTAACTTCAAACACGACGATGTGGATGAGTGGGAATTATTCGATCACCAGCGTGATCCAAGTGAAATGAAAAGCGAATATGGAAACTCTGAATACGTTGAGACTATTGCTCGGCTTAAAACGGAACTCGAGCAACTGAAGCAGAGATTCAAAATTGAGAATTAAAGGTAGCGGCCGATCTCCGAACGGCCAAAATTTGAACGTGAGTGTGGCTGCTCGGAGATCGGCCGCTACCAGTAAGAGAAATTTATTATGAACCCCAGTATACGTCCCTATTTACTCATCGTAGCTTTCCTCGTCGCCACAGCGGCGCTGGCCAAGCAACCCAACATTATCATCGTCATGACTGATGACCAGGGTTACCCTGAGTTGTCAGTTAACGGAAATCCGATCCTAAAAACACCTCATCTCGATCACCTGCATAGCGAGAGTCTACGCTTGGAGGACTATCACGTGTCTCCCATGTGCGCGCCGACGCGCGGTCAGTTGTTGACTGGCTTGGATGCCGCTCGCAATGGGTGCATCAATGTAAGCAGCGGACGCGGACTGTTGCGACCGGAGGTACCGATTATGGCAAACTTCTTTGGGGACGCGGGATATGAGACCGGCCTATTTGGCAAGTGGCATTTGGGTTCCAACTATCCTTTTCGTCCCGAAGATCGAGGATTTGATGAGACCTGCTGGTTTCCTTCCTCCCACATTGGATCCGTTCCGGATTTTTGGGGTAATGATTACTTTGACGACACCTATGTGAACAATGGAAAGTGGAAGAAGTACAAGGGCTACTGCACCGATGTTTTCTTTGAGGAGAGCATGTCATTCATGAAGCAGGCTGCCCGACAGGGAAAACCGTTCCTATCCATCATCATGCCTAATACGCCTCATGGCCCTTTGGTTGCTAAGGACAAAGATGAGGCTGCAATCAAGAAGATCCTCGATCAACCGGAGTTCGATGACATCGATCCCGAGATGAAGGTCCGTCTGGCCGACTACTTGGGCATGATCTTGAACATTGATGAGAACATGGGGGCGATGATGAAGTTTCTTGCCGACGAAGGGATTAAAGATGACACAATTGTGATTTTTCAGACCGACAATGGCAGCACCCATGGCCCACGTTACTACAATGCTGGAATGCGGGGTGGGAAAACGGAATTGTGGGAAGGAGGCCATCGCGTTCCTTGTTTCATCAGTTGGCCTAACGGCGGTTTGTTGGAGCCGCAGGATATCCAAGGGCTCACGCAAGTTCAGGATATGCTGCCAACGCTACTTGATCTCTGCAACATTCCCAACGACGCTAAGTTCGACGGAATGAGCCTGGCCTCTATTTTGAAAGGAAAAGCGGTCGTTCCCAAAGATCGGATGCTGGTGATCAACTACAGCCGCATGCCCAGTTTCGTTAATTACCCAACCCCGTTCGCTCAGACGCTCATGCAGCGAAATCTGGGTGAGGTACTCTGGAAGCGTTGGCGATTGCTTGAAGATCGCGAGCTCTACAATCTTGAGACCGATCCGCTGCAGCAAAACAACGTGATCGATAAGTATCCGAAGGTCCTGTCTAAGATGCGAGGCAAGCTAGATGATTGGTGGGCCGACGTAGGGCCAAATGCCAATGACGTTCAGCGGGTGATTATCGGCAGCGAGCACGAAAATCCGTCGCGCTTAACAGGCTGCGAGTGGCTGGACGTATTTATTGATCAGCAAAGGCAAATTCGTGTTGGACAGCACAAAACAGGCTACTGGATGTTGGAGGTAGCTGAGCCCGGAGAATATGATTTCGAGCTTCGTCGTTGGCCGAAGGAAATCGATCGTCCTCTGGTAGCTCCATCGGAGGATGGCCAAGGAGCAATCCCGATCACTCAAGCGAGCTTTTATCTGAGTAACTACCATCACTTAAGTATTAGCGAAAAGACCGCTTATGGATTCGAGGGAGAGACGAAACAGATCGGACCGAACGACACTTCGGTTACGTTCACTGCCCAGTTGGAAAAGGGCCCCATCGCATTGCATACTTGGTTTCGGGGAGGTTCTGGCCATAGAGGCGGCGGAAACTTAAGTACAATTCTGAGTGCGTACTATGTGTATGTGACGAAGAAGTAGGAGATGGATATGTTTGTATATTTTCAAACCGCGGAGTACGCCGATCGAGTAACGAGAAACGTCTCTTCGAACTCGGCAGTCGATTAAACGTATCTAAACTATGAGGACAATAAGAGAAGCAATCATTTTGTTGATTTTCATTTTCCCCTTATGGGGGAAGGATAGGCCTAATATGCTCTTCATTCCTGTCGACGACTTGAATACTTGGGTGGGCCATTTGGGCGGGCACCCTCAAGCGTTGACGCCCAACATCGACCGGCTCGCGAAGCGGGGCGTTTCCTTCACCCAGGCCTACTGCAACGCGCCGCTCTGTAATCCCTCGCGTGTCAGCTTGTTTACGGGACTTTTGCCGTCGAGTACAGGGGTATATGGAAATGGCGAAATGATGCGGGTCAAGGTTCCCGACGCCGTTACGCTGATGCAGTATTTACGGTCCGAAGGCGGCTATTCCGTCCAAGGCGGCGGCAAGACGTTTCACGGCAGTGCGTCTTACGATCCGAAATCCTGGGACTACTACAACATGCCTAGGCGTGAAAGGCATGCAGGCGAGCGCGATGCGTACCTACCGGATGACGCTTGGGCTCCCTGGGGGCCACTCGATGTCGACGAATCGGAGTTGTTTGATGTAAAGAATGTCGATTGGGCGATCTCTGAATTGGGCAAGGATCACGAGAAGCCGTTCTTTATCGCTTGCGGCTTTACCAAACCGCACATGCCTTGGTACGCGCCGCGTAAATATTTCGATATGCACCCGATCGAAGATGTCATTCTTCCGAATACTTTGGATAACGATCGAGAGGATCTGCCGTACTGGGGCGAAAAATTTGCGATTGAGGTTCACGATGTTTCCGGCGCCCGAAACTTCGCAAGGCACGGCGAGGATCACGAGATGATCTTGAAGCACAAGCAATGGCCGCGGGCGGTGCAGAGCTATTTGGCCACGATCAGCTATATCGATGCCCATGTCGGTCGGTTGCTGGATGCTCTTGAAGAGAGCCCTTACGCAGACAATACGTACATTGTGCTATGGGGCGATCATGGCTGGCATTTAGGCGAGAAACAGCACTGGCGAAAGCACGCTTTGTGGGAAGTCACGACTCAGACCACGTTGGTCATTGCAGGTCCGGAAGGCGTGGCAAAAGGCGAGTTGTGCGACCGTCCC
Coding sequences within it:
- a CDS encoding Gfo/Idh/MocA family protein, producing the protein MSDKVNVALVGLGFGAEFIPIYEKHPNANIAAICQRNKESLNKIGDEFGIDSSKRYTSYEELLKDPGVDAVHINTPIGSHAPHSIQALKAGKHVACTVPMATTVEECREICELCESTGLTYMMMETVVYSREFLFVKELFDKGELGRIQYLQSSHQQDMDGWPSYWDGLPPMHYATHCVGPVLALQRNRAETLSCFGSGRIEEEMIPIHGSPFAIESCQVTFKDSDVSARIIRSLYSTARQYRESFDAYGSKKSYEWPLVEGENPVIHTIGKPEPEIPERVEVPDFADRLPVEIQPFTGRGVYDSGDNQHLSFTQGGGHGGSHPHLVHEFVSALLEKRAPYPNAPESANITCVGILAHESAMEGGALKQMPEFTLK
- a CDS encoding sulfatase; its protein translation is MRTIREAIILLIFIFPLWGKDRPNMLFIPVDDLNTWVGHLGGHPQALTPNIDRLAKRGVSFTQAYCNAPLCNPSRVSLFTGLLPSSTGVYGNGEMMRVKVPDAVTLMQYLRSEGGYSVQGGGKTFHGSASYDPKSWDYYNMPRRERHAGERDAYLPDDAWAPWGPLDVDESELFDVKNVDWAISELGKDHEKPFFIACGFTKPHMPWYAPRKYFDMHPIEDVILPNTLDNDREDLPYWGEKFAIEVHDVSGARNFARHGEDHEMILKHKQWPRAVQSYLATISYIDAHVGRLLDALEESPYADNTYIVLWGDHGWHLGEKQHWRKHALWEVTTQTTLVIAGPEGVAKGELCDRPVSLIDLYPTVLEISGLPMRDGLEGVSLAPLLENPGHEWDRPVQMTFGYENHAVRTDRWRYIRYNDGGEELYDHNEDPNEWTNLAGNPEYSSVIERLKQSLPKTNRK
- a CDS encoding sulfatase family protein, which produces MRRNKIVTVFWIFSFLLSAAQSQDKPNIVFIFSDDHTWQTISAYGHPLSKVVPTPNIDRIGAEGIRFDRCLVTNSICAPSRAVVLTGKYSHLNGQINNFNTFDGGQVTFPKLLQKSGYETAIVGKWHLKSVPTGFDYHEVMRGQGRYYNPTLYTDGEPTEYEGYNTDVVVDRSLDWLKSRDSDKPFMLMSQFKATHGPFQPALRHLGELDDVTVPLPDNFFDDYTGRSRAPGNHNTSIANVMPLSNLSIDYRIQGEQLAQYRSHFDEANEAFEKANLQGDERAKWRYQRFIKNFLLTSKGIDENVGRLLDYLDESGLAENTIVIYAADQGFFLGEHGWYDKRWMYEECLKTPLLVRWPGVTQEGRVSSDIVSNLDFAPMFLEMAGASIPGEIQGRSLVPLLKGAAPENWRKSFYYKYYGERRGGSVSEGYYNHGVPPHEGVADKRYKLINFKHDDVDEWELFDHQRDPSEMKSEYGNSEYVETIARLKTELEQLKQRFKIEN
- a CDS encoding sulfatase family protein; amino-acid sequence: MTLTLFYRSRSPAGGRSPLRFLLQALLVVTVLVVSLQTGFARPNILFCISDDQSYQHTGANGDPVIKTPAFDRVAKEGLRFTHAFCDAPTCGPSRSAILTGQSIWRLEEAGNIHSTLPAKFATYTDELRKAGYKVGATGKAWGPGRLEAGGRTENPAGPLFEGRTLDPPFRMMRNTDYAGNFDDFMAEVDGDESFCFWLGTSEPHRAFEAGSGLKTGKDLSKIVVPAVFPDNEIVRSDIADYLVEIEHFDTMVGRAIATLEERGLLDNTIVVLTSDHGMPFPRAKASLYDLGSRIPLAIRWPEGIDNPGRVVDSLVNLSDLAPTFLDAAGLKPPRMMSAQSLVAVFEGKKPKGRDAAFIAMERHDGCRAGGKGYPCRAIRTADFMYIYNFEPTRWPSGSPDASVCARALPYGEIDSSPTKTFMMENRHTHGIADLAYLSFGIRPTEELYDLKKDPEQMVNVAGSVEYESTRAQLRDQLFAQLKKTKDPRVVGGNVDWDYYPYYGRIRTEGWTVEEKP
- a CDS encoding arylsulfatase yields the protein MNPSIRPYLLIVAFLVATAALAKQPNIIIVMTDDQGYPELSVNGNPILKTPHLDHLHSESLRLEDYHVSPMCAPTRGQLLTGLDAARNGCINVSSGRGLLRPEVPIMANFFGDAGYETGLFGKWHLGSNYPFRPEDRGFDETCWFPSSHIGSVPDFWGNDYFDDTYVNNGKWKKYKGYCTDVFFEESMSFMKQAARQGKPFLSIIMPNTPHGPLVAKDKDEAAIKKILDQPEFDDIDPEMKVRLADYLGMILNIDENMGAMMKFLADEGIKDDTIVIFQTDNGSTHGPRYYNAGMRGGKTELWEGGHRVPCFISWPNGGLLEPQDIQGLTQVQDMLPTLLDLCNIPNDAKFDGMSLASILKGKAVVPKDRMLVINYSRMPSFVNYPTPFAQTLMQRNLGEVLWKRWRLLEDRELYNLETDPLQQNNVIDKYPKVLSKMRGKLDDWWADVGPNANDVQRVIIGSEHENPSRLTGCEWLDVFIDQQRQIRVGQHKTGYWMLEVAEPGEYDFELRRWPKEIDRPLVAPSEDGQGAIPITQASFYLSNYHHLSISEKTAYGFEGETKQIGPNDTSVTFTAQLEKGPIALHTWFRGGSGHRGGGNLSTILSAYYVYVTKK
- a CDS encoding sulfatase family protein, which codes for MERSRDGEMGGLWVAMRRLNTLFPARLCVPLVCVLFVPFAAARPNILFCISDDQSWAHTGANGDPVVSTPAFDRVSAEGLRFVNSFCDAPTCGPSRSAILTGQPIWRLEEAANIWSTLPAKFATYTDELRKAGYKIGTTGKSWGPGRLEPGGRTENPAGPAYMERTLEPPFRGIRNTDYAGNFADFLSEVDGNESFCFWLGTSEPHRFYQDGAGLKTGKDLSEIAVPAIFPDNGIVRSDIADYLVEVEHFDTMVARAIALLEARDELDNTIIVVTSDHGMPFPRGKATVYDDGARVPLAIRWSEGIKNPGRSIESLVNLSDLAPTFLEAAGVPVPGMMIGRSLMGLFSGLRSADWDAAYIGFERHSGARAGGKGYPCRAIRTEDFLYIHNFEPGRWPAGSPDPEACNRLIPFGEYDSSPTKTYMIEHQYDHGVAALAHLAFGKRPAEELYRLKDDPHQMYNVAGSKGFEAIQADLRERLFAHLEKTKDPRVVGGLIEWDYYPHYGRHANKNWKVDERP